Proteins encoded together in one Solanum lycopersicum chromosome 7, SLM_r2.1 window:
- the PRK2 gene encoding receptor-like protein kinase precursor, producing the protein MSSQKNYKNKHVLFLVMIMCSLAFVTEANLSEPEVLLKFRESLKYDGDPFSTWDANVPPCVKDNNKPKWNNLFCESGKVYGLNLENLGLSGTIDLDILKELPNLRTISVFKNKFEGPLPILNKLPTLKSAYFSNNKFSGPIDQNIFEGMNSLKKLHLANNEFTGPLPPIFGDMPNLRELNIQNNKFEGPIPPSYSHLYLPAYDGNDGLCGPPLAKSCNKEDEKKKEESSSSSSSGWKIALIVVIVVVVIGIIVFVLINRRNKNHQQEVVLGGSSLTSSSPTSQDQKLIPQSHDHLNKMEQGQSSAASTPDRACNDGGKRAEVAGQKLLFLKDDIEKFDLPDLLKASAEVLGSGVFGSTYKAALSTGPVMVVKRFRHMNKVGKEDFHEHMRRLGRLSHKNLLPVIAFYYRKEEKLLVFEYVNNVSLAVYLHGNSKSRGNQSLDWPTRLKIVKGVSKGILYLYNELPSLTSPHGHLKSSNVLLTENFEAVLTDYALLPVVNAEHAHEHMISYKAPELKQSGKVNRKTDVWTLGMLILEILTGKFPSNLLGKGTQDSDDLATWVNTTLGGESSEKEVFDKEMKGTKDCESEMMKLLKIGLSCCEADVEKRCDIKEAVERIDEVKGKGDFSSNVASNEVDNMHTSR; encoded by the exons ATGTCATCacaaaaaaactacaaaaacaAACATGTCCTCTTCCTTGTTATGATCATGTGTTCATTAGCATTTGTGACAGAGGCAAACTTATCAGAGCCTGAGGTTCTTCTCAAGTTTCGTGAATCATTAAAGTACGATGGAGATCCCTTCTCGACGTGGGATGCTAATGTACCACCTTGCGTCAAAGATAACAATAAGCCTAAATGGAACAATCTATTTTGTGAAAGCGGAAAGGTTTATGGTTTGAATCTTGAAAATCTTGGGTTAAGTGGTACCATTGATTTGGACATACTTAAAGAGTTGCCAAATTTGAGAACCATAagtgttttcaaaaataaatttgaaggtCCATTaccaatattaaataaattgccTACATTAAAAAGTGCTTATTTCTCAAATAACAAGTTTTCTGGTCCAattgatcaaaatatttttgaaggcATGAATTCATTAAAGAAACTTCACCTAGCAAATAATGAATTTACAGGACCACTCCCTCCTATTTTTGGTGATATGCCAAATCTTAGGGAGTTGAATATTCAAAACAATAAGTTTGAGGGTCCAATTCCTCCTTCGTATTCACATCTTTATCTTCCTGCTTATGATG GTAATGATGGTCTTTGTGGTCCTCCTTTAGCAAAGTCATGCAATAAGGAAgatgaaaaaaagaaggaagaatcatcatcatcatcatcatcaggtTGGAAGATTGCCCTTATTGTGGTTATAGTAGTTGTAGTGATAGGCATTATTGTGTTTGTTCTAATCAATCGTCGCAACAAGAATCATCAACAAGAAGTAGTACTTGGAGGATCATCATTAACTTCTTCCTCACCAACAAGTCAAGACCAAAAACTAATCCCTCAATCTCATGATCATCTAAACAAAATGGAACAAGGCCAATCATCAGCTGCATCTACTCCTGATCGCGCTTGTAATGATGGCGGTAAAAGAGCTGAAGTTGCTGGACAAAAACTTCTATTCTTGAAAGATGACATTGAGAAATTTGACTTGCCTGATTTGTTGAAAGCCTCTGCTGAAGTATTAGGAAGTGGAGTGTTTGGTTCAACATACAAAGCTGCACTTAGTACTGGCCCTGTCATGGTTGTTAAGAGGTTTAGACATATGAATAAAGTTGGTAAAGAAGATTTCCATGAACATATGAGAAGGCTTGGAAGATTGAGTCATAAGAACTTGCTTCCTGTTATTGCTTTCTATTATAGGAAAGAGGAGAAACTTCTTGTCTTTGAGTATGTCAACAATGTCAGCCTTGCTGTTTATCTTCATG gTAATAGCAAATCACGTGGTAACCAAAGTCTTGATTGGCCAACTCGTTTGAAAATTGTGAAAGGAGTAAGCAAAGGAATATTATATCTTTACAATGAGCTACCAAGCTTAACATCACCTCATGGTCACCTCAAGTCTTCAAATGTTCTTCTAACTGAAAACTTTGAGGCAGTTCTCACAGACTATGCTTTACTACCAGTAGTAAATGCTGAACATGCACATGAACACATGATCTCATACAAAGCACCAGAGTTGAAACAATCAGGCAAAGTTAATAGAAAAACTGATGTTTGGACACTTGGTATGTTAATCCTTGAGATCTTGACTGGAAAATTCCCTTCAAATCTTTTAGGCAAAGGGACACAAGATAGCGATGATTTAGCAACATGGGTGAATACTACTCTTGGGGGTGAATCATCAGAGAAAGAAGTGTTTGATAAAGAAATGAAAGGAACAAAAGATTGTGAGAGTGAAATGatgaagttgttgaagattGGACTAAGTTGTTGTGAGGCTGATGTGGAGAAGAGATGTGATATTAAAGAGGCAGTTGAAAGGATTGATGAAGTCAAAGGGAAAGGTGATTTCAGCTCTAATGTTGCAAGTAATGAAGTTGACAATATGCATACttcaagataa